The nucleotide sequence ttctagaaggccagcattatcctgataccaaaaccagacaaagacagtacaaagaaagaaaactacaggccaatatccatGATACCTCTCAACAAaagatggagtgcctgggtggctcagctggttgagcacctaactcttggtttcagctcaggtcacaatctcagggtcatgggactgagccctttgttgggctctgcactcagtgtggagtctgctggagatctctcttcctctccctctgtcccactccacaccccctttttctctttctctctcaaataagcaaatcttaaaaaaaaaaaaaaaaaaactcactaaaAGATTAGCAAACCGAATTCAgcaatacaataaaaaaagatttatcataatcaagagggatttattctggggatgCATGGatgattcagtatttgcaaatcaatcatcatgatacaccacattaacaagaTGAAGgattaaaaatcatatgattatctcaatagatgcagaacaagcatttgacaaaattcaacatcctttcatgataaaaactctcaacaaagtgaatttagagagaacatacctcaacataataaaagccatatattacaaacccacagttaacatcaatctcaatgtggaaaaactgatAACTTTTCCTCTTGATCAGAATCaaaacaaggatgtctactcttgtcacttctattcaacataagAATCAAAGCCCTAGACACagcaattagaaaagaaataaaaggcatccaagttggTAAGAAAGAATTTAAgctgtctctatttgcagatgacatgataccatacatagaaaactctaaagactctaccaaaaaactattaaaactgatcaatgaattcaTTAGggtcacaaaatacaaaataaatacacaaaaatttttgGCATTTCTAGACACcaataataaagtagcagaacAGAAATTAAGCAGACAATTCCATTAacaattaaacaaaaaggaataaaatatctagaaataaacttaaccaaaaagatacaagacctgtactctgaaaactataaaatactaataaagaagaatgatggtatcataaacaaatggaaagatacaccatgttaatggattggaagaattgagatcattaaaatgtctatattgcccaaagcaatctatagattcaatgcagtccTATCAAAAAaccaacagcattattcacagaagTAGACCaagaatactaaaatttgtatggaaccccaCAGAAGACCTCTAACAGCAAAAGcaattttacaaaggaagaacaaaactggaagtagCACActtctaaatttcaaaatatactataaagctacagtagtcAAAACAGTAGGTAGtgtcacaaaaatagatacatggaTCAATGCAAAAggatagaaaatccagaaataaactcacattcacaaggtcaattaatctatgacaaaggagacaagaacatACAATgcagaaaagacagtctcttcaataaatggtgttgggaaaactggacagctacatgcaaaatgaACGAACCTGGGCCACTtacctcacacacacaaaaataaattcaaaatgcactaaagacctaaatgtgtgacctgaaaccataaactcctaaaagaaaacataggcagaacaatacattacatgttaatttaaaaaaaaaaaaagaaaaagaaaacataagcagtaatctctttaGACACTGGccttaacaacttttttttatatatatgttttctcaagcaaaggaaacaaaagtaaaaataaactattgtgacTATACCAAAAAaaagagcttttgcacagtgaaggaaaccatcaacaaaatggaaatgcaacccagtgaatggaaaaagatatttgcaaatgatatatctgacaggacttaatatgcaaaatatgtaaagaacttacacagctcaacatcaaaaaacagcaaaaaatttgattaaaaaaatgagtgggtgaagaacctgaacagacatttttccaacaAAGATGTATatatggccaatagacacatgaaaaaatgctcaacatccctaatcatcatatatctatatctatctatctatctatctatctaaaatggaatattagtcataaaaaatgagatcttgcgaTTTGTGACattatggatggacctagagaacattatgctaagtgaaataagtccgagaaagacatataccatatgatttcacttatatgtagaatctaaaaaaaaaaaacaaaacaaagcaagaaagggacttacaaatacaaagaacaaactgatagtttcCAGAGGGAAGGTGGATGAGTGGAATGtgcaaatgggtgaagggaaatgGGACATACAGTCTTCCAGTTATGGACTATGcagtcacagggataaaaggcacagcagagggaatacagtcaatgatactgtaataacattgtatggagtttccgtagtgtagtggttatcacgttcgCCTCACGTTGTATGGTGACACATGGTAGTTAGCACCGTGGTGAGCACAACACAATGTATAgacttgctgaatcactatgctaTATACCTGAAGCTACTGTTGTATTGTATTACacatataattcaataaaaaagaagatacaaacctccacttataagaaaaataaatcctggggatgtaatgtacagcacagtgacGACAATTAACCATACTGcattaaatatttggaagttgctaagagaatagattttaaaagttctcatcacaaacaGAAAAAACTTCTGTAACTATGTCGGGTTATGGATGTCAACTAAACTTACTTTGGTAATCAAttagcaatatatacatatataacattttttgtaTACCTTGaattaataatacaatattaaatgttaataatatctcaataaacttaaaaaaaccccactctATCTTACTGAATCCAGAGCTCACATCCATTAGGGCCAGCTTGTTTATTATGTTGTTCATACTTAGGCTATCCTTTCATACTTAGGCTATCCTTGCAGATTTAGATCTAGTTAAGAGAAGTATATTAAATACCCAGACAAACCTCTGGCAAGagaaatcaagagaagaaaaaataatcaatattatgaaaacaataGGGGATATAACTAAGTGGTAACAAAACAACTATatggtagcattttttttttttagattttatttatttatttgacagagagagagagcatgcataatcagggggaaagagagaagcaggctccccacagagcaggggagcccaatgtgggacttgatatcaggactctggaatcatgatctgagccaaaggccgtcgcttaaccaactgaaccacccaggtgccctatgccAACAATTTTGAAAACTGGGATAACATGGAAAAGtttttgagaatatatatataccttatgagatgtgactgaagaaaaaattaaaatcttgaatAGTACtgtgacattaaaaataatgaagcagtggttaaaaaaatcttccctaaAGGTGAGGTTAGATAATAATGGTAATTTTAAGGATAGATTTTTCTGGAGATCAAGGGGTAAATCAGGCCTACTATATGTCAACACATTATCAGAGAGCCCGTAAAACAGAGGAACAACTATGGTAAcagttgtaaaaaataaaataataagacctTGAATACGTGTATCAACAAAAGCTATCACTGTTCTGAAAAGCTCAGCTGGCACCTGCCTCACCTGTGCTCCTCACAGGCTGCTGTGCCAAGGCTATTGTCTGGGGGCACAGGCTCTCTCCATCAGACTAATCATAAACCCCTACTGCTCCCAATTTCTGCCAGGAAGGAAGAACACCTTCGTAGGTGGGACTTTCTGGAATGAACAAATTGTggtacaaaaaataaagcaactgtGTGGGAAGGAGGCGTTTGTAAAGTTTTGGGAGCGTGATGGTATTACTGCTAaaactttctagattttttttttttttttttttttttggtttatgagaaaaagaaagttatccCACTTTCCCCATTTCCAGGATggtatcatatatattttattttttatttttatgttatttatttattcattaatcatATAGATTTTCAAAGCTCCCCcccatctttattttcactaGGGCTCCATCATTTCTTAGGTGTCATTTTTAGGAAGCAGGATGAAGTTTAGTGTCGCTGCACAAAGGGAATTCAAACCTTTTCCTACATGTACACAGCTCTTCCTTCAGTAGCAGCACTGCACAAAGTGACCTCACTGAACCGCTTGAACAAACTTCAAAAGGAACTTCAACCACTCACCTGGATACAAGCCAGAGGCTCATTTGTCCAAATCGAATATCCACCAActaaatatattctctcattatGGACAGCAACTCCAGATTCATTTTGGCCTAAAGTAAAGAgaattgaataaaaagaaaaaaataaatccatttcctTGCATGTCTTAATTAACCCTTTTGCCACTGAAGGATACAAGTTCCCCCTGTGGCACACTTGTATACTCCACAGGATTTCTGTGGCAACTAATCACCGCCTCCCAGTACTCAGAGGGAAGAATTAACCACTCGTTCACAGAGAATGAATCTGTGTCAGGTCAGAACCAAGCCAAAACACTTATTCGCCAGCCAAGTGGGTAAATATAGCATTAAATACAGCAATAATAAGCAATAACAAAATAAGAGTTCTACGCTCCATTTTATGCCAATTACCTTCAGCCGGTGGAAACaagttatattttcaaaatgcaaaacagCTCCATAAATGCTTTTAAAGCAAGCGCTTACATTTGTAAAGTAACAGCTGCAACCCCAAGAAGTCAATAAAGCCGCCAGGCCCCAAGTGTCCTCCAAATGAAGGCAAATGACAGAAAAGATTGATAAAGTTACTAGCCTCCCTTTCTTTACATACACAACCGTTTAAGACTATATTAAAGTTCCCGATCTGGGACCAGCCCGGGTAGTCTCTAGATACTGACACGCCAGAATAATGAAAGCTTcctctcccatttaaaaaaagaagacagaataaCTACCACCTATTCTTTCCTGGAGGCCATCTGAGAGTAAGAGAGTCTCTTTTTATTGATAGGCTGACACCGGATTGACTGTGGTAATAAATAAGCCAGATCCTACAGCGGACAGAATCGCAGATCCAGGGACGGAGGGACTAAGGTGTCACCACAGAAGCTCGGAGAGGGTTAAGTACTTGTAGGTAGGCCTTAAAGATCATTTTCACAAAAACAGGAGCTCTGCACAAAGCATCTAACCCCCTCACACTGGGTCCGCATTTGCTGTTGCCTCCCCAGCAGCAGCTCTGAGGGGCCGAGCGCCCCACTCAGCATACGAAGATGTCCTCAGGGGCCAGTCCAGCCCACCATGTTGAGCGTGTGAATTTCCTATTTGGTAGAGCAGCTTAGAAGGGATCTGGTCACCTGTGAACGTTTACAATGTACGCTGACAAGGGAGAGAAAGTTTTCAACTCCATAAAGAAACTTTATGGGTACATTTTTCACTGctttccttttattcccttttgGGATCAGGAGGGTCCATACCTAGTGTTGCCCTGGGTAATGCTTGAACTGCTCTGTGGCCGGAACCACCACCAAACCCCTATGCACAGAACTGCTCTAAAATTTAGTTGTTAGAGGAGAATACAGCCAGAAATCGTACCTGACAGTAACAAACAATGAAGACCAGATGCCtgacctcaaaataaataaaagaggactagaagtgaaaagaaaagaaatatgttgcTTCTGTAAAGTTATCAATTCCCCCGTTCCTCCTAATCATCTCAAAGTTCCTACGTGCATATTTATTGACAAGAAAGGACCTGACAGACCTCTCTCAGCCAAGTGAGAAGATGCACGAAGGTAACAGAGACCCTGAGAAACTAGCTCAGCCATTTGACTGAGTCACATTTTGTAAGACAAATAATGTCAAGAGACAAATCTTTCCGGTTAATGAACACAAGTTGTTCTGCCATCATGCACTGAAGATAGGGAGGCACTGAAGATGTGTAAGAAAACAAGAGTGGCTATTTCTTGAACCTCTACCTTTCCTGATTTACTTAGTCAAAAGTACTTGCCAGTCAACAGGTTGAAATTACAACGCGTCCACTGGTCAGTGTCTATGTCGTAAGAATCTATATGCCGCACAAGGATCCGGTCGTTGTTGTAGTCCAAGTCATTGCCTCCAAGAACATAAAGCTTTCTTTGAACAGCAGCCATGGAATGGTAGACCCTTCTCTGCAACATAGGGCTGCGGCTTATCCATTtattctgagaaaaaataaataaataaataaataaattcagatggACTCTGTTAACAGCAGACCTCTGAAGCAGAAAACAGCAGTGCCTCGTTAAGAGCTGGGACTCTGCTTTGTCTATTCCATTCTACTAGAATGTTGCTTACATATTTTGAAAGGTACAGGCTTCTTGCCTGAAAACAATTATAGAAgaaccatattttatatatagaagaaCCATATATTCCAGCTGTATTTTGCAATGTACAAAGGCATTTCCTCTTGTTTGGGTTGCATTTTATaggatatttgcattttataaggGGAGCACATGAGAATATAGAAATTTTCATGATGGTTCCCTCACCCAATTGAGAGAACTTACTCATGCAAATTGCTTGAGTGAAAGCACATGGCtaggtgtaatttttttttttttttttttaggtgtaaTGATTTAAGAAAACAGGCTCTGGATCCAGGATGCCTGAGTTTATAACctttgtgtgaccttgagcaaagtaCTTAACCTCTATGtgcctatttcctcatctgtaaagtggggagagTCATACTGTACCTGAAAGcttgttgtgatgattaaatcAGTTAATACACAACATTTAGAAGAGCGCCACATAATGTCCAATAaccacacactttaaaaaattattgtgataGTAATCACTGGTTACCCAAGGCCTCTACATAAGCTAGGGCTAGGGTGATTCTGATTCTGCTATTCTTTCCAAAATTAACCTCCCAAGATCAATAGAAGAGCAAAGATCTGGTGTCACAACAAAGTCTCACGCTGCctagtccctttttttttttttttaagattttatttatttatttgatagacagagatcacaagtaggcagaggcaggcagagagagaagggggaagcaggctccctgctgagcagagagcctgatgtggggctcaatcccaggaccctgagatcatgacctaagctgaaggcagaggattaacccactgagccacccaggcggccctgccTAATCccttttaacatatttataatcaTATTGTCTACCAAACTGGGAAAAGTTATTTCTAGGCATACATTTGTTTTGGCAGAAGGCCAAATTTTAAACAACTTTAGGAATGGTGAAACCTCCACTGTTTGGTTGTAGGTCACTCTCACTAATGAGAAAGACAATGCTCAACTCCTCTTCAATATGGCTTCTttcaaaaatctaatttaaaatgcaaaattagatGAAAATCAAATACGACCTTAATTTTAAGCCTTAACTAAGCAATGGACAGGTAAGTAAATCTAAccatttcctttgtatataaaCACTAACCTACAGGAGGAACGCAGATTCCTTTTGCCAAGAAAAATTTGGATTTCGATAGAAAGAACATATGATGTTTTTAATACAAAGAGTTTCACCAGTTCACAAAGCTgtaaaagaataaggaaatagTCACTAAAGGTCCATTCACTAAAGGCGTATCTCCTAGCtcatttctaatttctcttttaaagatagacttaaa is from Mustela erminea isolate mMusErm1 chromosome 4, mMusErm1.Pri, whole genome shotgun sequence and encodes:
- the KLHL32 gene encoding kelch-like protein 32 isoform X12, encoding MVYEPNQNKWISRSPMLQRRVYHSMAAVQRKLYVLGGNDLDYNNDRILVRHIDSYDIDTDQWTRCNFNLLTGQNESGVAVHNERIYLVGGYSIWTNEPLACIQVVDVSREGKEEVFYGPTLPFASNGIAACFLPAPYFTCPNLQTLQVPHHRIGTI